A single window of Clostridiales bacterium DNA harbors:
- a CDS encoding transcriptional regulator, with protein MACNIDYIECLCGLLSSLGDVRYRKMMGDYVIYLNEKCIITACDNMAFIKKLPCLEELMQDAETGHPYEGAKEAYILDTSNPSLLRKVIPVLWDNLPFPKKRK; from the coding sequence ATGGCTTGTAATATAGATTATATTGAGTGTCTTTGCGGCTTACTTTCCTCTCTTGGAGATGTACGTTATCGTAAGATGATGGGAGATTATGTTATCTATCTGAATGAGAAGTGTATTATAACTGCCTGTGATAATATGGCATTTATCAAGAAACTGCCTTGTCTGGAGGAGTTGATGCAGGATGCTGAGACCGGTCATCCATATGAGGGAGCCAAGGAAGCGTATATTCTTGATACTTCCAACCCAAGTCTATTAAGAAAAGTCATTCCAGTCCTCTGGGATAATCTCCCTTTTCCCAAAAAGAGGAAGTGA
- a CDS encoding ORF6N domain-containing protein — MSDIIKIEDVKKVIMPLRGHNVIPDFLVAHLYGVQTKEVNQAVRNNPEKFPEGFILEYSKEEKAELVKIFDQFNIKHSSATIKAFTEKGLYMLATILKSPVATQTTLAIVNTFAEVRELKHRLLEVHDSESLQDKQTGMKRIGDILADLIMPDLETTETQSTLEFNFVIGKLKHSVTRQRKNDNADIILREKVIFAKRLLSKGFQEKEALELANITDSDINKIKDLL, encoded by the coding sequence ATGAGTGATATAATTAAAATTGAAGATGTAAAAAAGGTAATTATGCCACTAAGAGGACATAATGTAATTCCGGATTTCTTAGTGGCGCATTTATACGGAGTGCAGACTAAAGAAGTTAATCAAGCTGTCAGAAATAACCCCGAGAAATTCCCGGAGGGGTTTATACTTGAATATTCAAAAGAAGAGAAAGCTGAACTGGTCAAAATTTTTGACCAGTTCAATATAAAACACTCTTCAGCGACCATTAAGGCATTTACAGAGAAAGGATTATATATGTTGGCGACCATATTAAAGAGTCCGGTCGCTACACAAACCACCCTCGCTATTGTAAATACATTCGCTGAAGTAAGAGAGTTAAAACATCGTCTTTTAGAGGTTCACGATTCAGAGTCTCTACAAGATAAACAAACGGGAATGAAACGTATCGGTGATATTCTTGCCGACTTAATTATGCCTGACCTCGAAACTACCGAGACTCAGTCAACTCTTGAATTCAACTTTGTCATTGGAAAATTAAAACATTCAGTAACTCGACAGCGAAAGAATGATAATGCCGATATTATTCTACGAGAAAAAGTTATCTTTGCAAAAAGATTACTTTCAAAAGGCTTTCAAGAAAAGGAAGCACTGGAGTTGGCAAATATCACAGATAGCGATATAAATAAAATCAAAGACTTATTGTAA
- a CDS encoding N-acyl homoserine lactonase family protein, whose amino-acid sequence MSDKIRIHMLHCGMVRTTRWLPFNNDHVSMARVAGLFVPEKDWEWLPVSCYYIEHPKGKILVDTAWSRRMSPDGVEDKRAQIRELGYFLYRINQGFTPEGQTVDEQLKAMGVRTADLDYVLLTHLDCDHACGLHQVADAKRILVSEEEMKYANSVLPTHFDNIVRYKKRWWEDVPVTLFAYNGKEGPFRRSFDLFEDGTVQLINIPGHCAGLSAVKITGKDGRFVLLDADGAYSAKNWEEMIPSGIAANRVDQMKSLEWIREMSMSDKCIESLATHDPNVKPHTVEIEL is encoded by the coding sequence ATGAGCGATAAAATTAGAATTCATATGCTCCATTGCGGAATGGTAAGAACGACTCGCTGGTTGCCATTCAACAATGACCATGTGTCGATGGCAAGAGTAGCCGGACTGTTTGTGCCTGAAAAAGATTGGGAATGGCTGCCGGTCTCATGCTATTATATCGAACATCCCAAAGGAAAAATTCTTGTAGATACAGCATGGAGCCGTCGGATGAGTCCTGACGGTGTAGAGGATAAACGAGCGCAGATTCGTGAACTCGGTTATTTTCTGTATAGAATTAACCAGGGTTTTACTCCTGAAGGTCAGACGGTTGATGAGCAGTTGAAAGCGATGGGGGTAAGGACAGCGGATTTGGATTATGTGCTACTTACGCATCTTGATTGCGACCACGCTTGCGGTCTTCATCAAGTTGCGGATGCCAAACGAATATTGGTTTCTGAAGAGGAGATGAAATATGCCAATAGCGTGCTGCCGACTCATTTCGACAATATAGTGCGTTATAAAAAGAGATGGTGGGAAGATGTGCCGGTGACACTATTTGCCTATAATGGAAAGGAGGGTCCATTTCGACGCAGTTTTGATCTCTTTGAAGATGGAACTGTTCAGCTTATTAATATTCCAGGTCACTGTGCCGGTTTATCGGCAGTCAAGATCACTGGTAAGGATGGCAGATTTGTGCTTCTTGATGCTGACGGTGCCTACAGTGCCAAGAACTGGGAAGAAATGATACCCTCCGGAATCGCGGCGAATCGTGTGGATCAGATGAAATCGCTGGAATGGATTCGGGAAATGAGTATGAGTGACAAATGTATCGAATCTCTTGCTACTCATGATCCAAATGTAAAACCGCATACTGTAGAAATAGAGTTATAA